In uncultured Desulfuromonas sp., the genomic stretch TGCAGCTTGACGGGGAAACCCTCAAGGTGCCTCACATGGGCTGGAACCGCATTCAACACCGTGATATTCCGCTGTTCAAGGGCGTAGCGCAGGACAGTTTCGTTTACTTTGTCCACTCGTACTATGTGCAGCCTGAGGACAGTGCCGTGGTCGCCGCGACCACCGACTACGGCATCGAATTCTGCAGCGCCATCTGTCGCGACAACGTGATGGCTACCCAGTTTCACCCGGAGAAAAGCCAGCAGGTCGGTTTGACCATGCTGAAGAATTTTGGAGAACTGTAAATGATCGTCATTCCGGCCATTGATTTGAAAAACGGCGCCTGCGTTCGACTGGAGCAGGGGCTGATGGAACGTGATACCGTTTATTCCGATGATCCCGGTGCCCAGGCACGCATTTGGCAAGATCAGGGCGGCGAACTGCTGCATATCGTCGACCTCGACGGCGCGTTTGCCGGCGAGCCGAAAAATCGCCATGCCATTGAGGCGATCGTCAAAGCGCTGGATATCCCGACGGAACTCGGCGGCGGTATCCGCGATATGGAAACCATCGAATGCTATCTCAAGCTCGGCGTCAGTCGGGTGATTCTCGGCACCATTGCCAAGGAGAATCCCCAGTTTGTCAAGGAAGCCTGTAAGGCGTTTCCCGGCCAGATTGTTGTTGGTATTGACGCCAAGCAGGGGCTGGTCGCTGTGCGCGGCTGGGCCGATGTGACCGAGAAAAAAGCCATCGATCTGGCGCGTGAGATGGAAGACTTCGGTGTCGAAGCGATCATCTACACCGATATCGCCCGCGACGGCATGATGCAGGGCCCCAACCTCAAAGAGACCGGCGATCTCGCCGAAGCCATCGCCATTCCGGTGATCGCCTCCGGCGGCGTGTCGAGTCTTAAGGATATTGAAAACCTGCTGACCATCAAGGACAAAGGGCTGGCCGGCGTGATCACCGGCAAGGCGATTTACAGCGGTGCCCTGGATCTGCGCGAGGCCGTGGCCCTGACGCGGGGAAAGGGGTAAACCGATGCTGACACGTCGCATTATTCCCTGTCTCGATGTCAAGGACGGTCGGGTGGTCAAAGGGGTGCAATTTGTCGATTTGATTGATGCCGGTGACCCGGTGGAAGCGGCCATGGCGTATGACGCTCAGGGCGCCGATGAGCTGACGTTTCTCGATATCACCGCGTCCAGCGACAAGCGCAACATCATTCTCGATGTGGTGGCGCGTACCGCTGAGCAGGTGTTCATGCCGTTGACCGTTGGTGGCGGCATCCGCGAAATTGCCGATATCCGCAACCTGCTCAATGCCGGAGCGGACAAAGTGAGTATCAATACCGCCGCTGTGCATCGTCCCGAATTTGTTCGCGAGGCGGCCGAGCGTTTCGGCACCCAGTGTATCGTCGTGGCCATTGACGCCCGGCGCGTGCCCGACAGCGATCCGCAACGCTGGGAGGTCTACACCCATGGCGGCCGCAATGCCACCGGCATTGACGCCATTGAATGGGCGGTCAAGATGGAAGAGTTGGGTGCGGGCGAGATCCTGCTCACCTCCATGGATTGCGACGGCACCAAGGACGGCTATGATATCGCTCTGACCCGTGCGGTCAGTGATGCCGTGCACATCCCGGTGATCGCGTCCGGGGGTGTCGGTAATCTTGAGCATATTAAAGACGGTCTGACCGATGGTGGTGCCAGTGCGGCTTTGGCCGCAAGCATTTTTCACTTCCGCGAGTACACCATTACCGAGTGCAAAGAGTATTTACAGCAACACCAGGTCCCGGTGCGGATCTGAACAGCAGGAGACAACATGCGTCTGGTTGAGCAGTTAAAATTTGATGATAACGGCTTGGTGCCGTGTATTACCCAGGATGTTGACAGCGGCGAAGTGCTGATGCTGGCCTACATGAATGAAGAAGCGGTAGAAAACACCCTGACCACCGGTAAGGTCCACTATTATAGCCGGTCACGGGGCAAGCAGTGGATGAAGGGCGAGTCCTCCGGCCATGTGCAGAATGTGCGCGAAATCCGCTATGACTGTGACGGTGATACCGTGCTGATCAAGGTTGAGCAGGTGGGCGCGGCCTGTCATACCGGCCGCCGTTCCTGTTTCTACAGTGTCTGGGACGACAGTAAACTGGTGATTGACGGTGAGCCCGAGGTCAACGCTGCACAAGTGTACGGCGAGAAAGATATCCTCGATGCGGTCTACCATGTCATCCAGGATCGCCGTCGTAATCCGTCGGAAAAATCCTACGTCCACTCCCTGTTCACCAAGGGGCTGGACAAGATTCTCAGTAAAATCGGTGAAGAAGCAACTGAAACGGCCGTGGCCGGTAAAGGTGGCGACCGCGAGGAAGTGATCTACGAAGTCGCGGACCTGTTTTTCCATACTCTGATCCTGCTGGGCTACTACGATCTGCCGCCCGAGCGCATTTACGCGGAGCTACGGCGCCGCTTTGGTTTGTCGGGCATCGAGGAAAAAGAGTCGCGCACGAAATAAGCCTTTTTCTAAAGGGCTGTGGAGCCCATGAACGGGCCAGCAAAATTGTCGAATCCGTTTACAATGCGGCGATTTTGTGAGGTTTTGGAAATTACATTTTTAAAACCGTTCTTACAAAAAGCAAGGGATGGCTTTTTGTACAAAAAATAAACTCCAGGAGTTGACCATGGATTTACAACAACGCCTTACTGAGGCGATGAAAGAGGCTATGAAGGCCAAGCAGACCGAGCGCCTCGGCGTGATCCGTCTGATCCGTACCGCCATTAAAAATGCCGAGATCGATCAGCGCAAAGTGATGGACGATGCTGCCATTATTGCCGTGATGTCGACCCTGCTCAAGCAGCGTCGTGAGTCGGCACAGATCTACCGTGACAATGAGCGGCTTGATCTGGCGGAGAAAGAGGAACGCGAGATTGAAGTGCTGCAGGAGTTCCTGCCGCAGGCGTTGACCGAAGAGGAGCTCAAGCAGTTGGTCGAAGCAGCCATCGCCGAAGTGGGCGCCACCTCCATGAAGGAGATGGGTGCGGTGATGAAAAAGGTGACGGCCCAGACCGTGGGCCGTGCTGATGGCCGTCAGGTCAGTGAGTTGGTCAAGGCCTGTTTGATGAACCGCTGATTGCAACAAAGTAAAGGGGATTTTAACCATGAATGGACTCGATATCGCCATCCTGATC encodes the following:
- the hisA gene encoding 1-(5-phosphoribosyl)-5-[(5-phosphoribosylamino)methylideneamino]imidazole-4-carboxamide isomerase, whose amino-acid sequence is MIVIPAIDLKNGACVRLEQGLMERDTVYSDDPGAQARIWQDQGGELLHIVDLDGAFAGEPKNRHAIEAIVKALDIPTELGGGIRDMETIECYLKLGVSRVILGTIAKENPQFVKEACKAFPGQIVVGIDAKQGLVAVRGWADVTEKKAIDLAREMEDFGVEAIIYTDIARDGMMQGPNLKETGDLAEAIAIPVIASGGVSSLKDIENLLTIKDKGLAGVITGKAIYSGALDLREAVALTRGKG
- the hisF gene encoding imidazole glycerol phosphate synthase subunit HisF, giving the protein MLTRRIIPCLDVKDGRVVKGVQFVDLIDAGDPVEAAMAYDAQGADELTFLDITASSDKRNIILDVVARTAEQVFMPLTVGGGIREIADIRNLLNAGADKVSINTAAVHRPEFVREAAERFGTQCIVVAIDARRVPDSDPQRWEVYTHGGRNATGIDAIEWAVKMEELGAGEILLTSMDCDGTKDGYDIALTRAVSDAVHIPVIASGGVGNLEHIKDGLTDGGASAALAASIFHFREYTITECKEYLQQHQVPVRI
- the hisIE gene encoding bifunctional phosphoribosyl-AMP cyclohydrolase/phosphoribosyl-ATP diphosphatase HisIE, with protein sequence MRLVEQLKFDDNGLVPCITQDVDSGEVLMLAYMNEEAVENTLTTGKVHYYSRSRGKQWMKGESSGHVQNVREIRYDCDGDTVLIKVEQVGAACHTGRRSCFYSVWDDSKLVIDGEPEVNAAQVYGEKDILDAVYHVIQDRRRNPSEKSYVHSLFTKGLDKILSKIGEEATETAVAGKGGDREEVIYEVADLFFHTLILLGYYDLPPERIYAELRRRFGLSGIEEKESRTK
- a CDS encoding GatB/YqeY domain-containing protein; translated protein: MDLQQRLTEAMKEAMKAKQTERLGVIRLIRTAIKNAEIDQRKVMDDAAIIAVMSTLLKQRRESAQIYRDNERLDLAEKEEREIEVLQEFLPQALTEEELKQLVEAAIAEVGATSMKEMGAVMKKVTAQTVGRADGRQVSELVKACLMNR